The nucleotide window GCCGAAACCCTGGGTAAGTCGCGGGAGGATATGCTCACGGACCTTATCAACGGCAAAAGCAAGTACTCCAACGTCTTCAACTACCCCACGCCTACGTGGGCCGACTCCAACGCTATTTCCTGGCTGATTGACGCGGGTGCCATTGTAAACCAGATGGCCAACGCCCGCGGCTCCTACGGGCCCTACTGCCGGGCCCTGGAGCGGATATGCGCCGAGGAAAGCTTCCACCTCAAGTACGGCCACGATGCCGTGGTGCACATGGCTACGGGCACGCCCATTCAGCGGCGCATGATGCAGGAAGCGCTGAACCGCTGGTGGCCACCTATCATGACGTTCTTCGGCCCGGCCGACAAAGCCAGCCAGCACACCGAAATTCTGATGCGCTGGAAAGTGAAAATGGCTTCCAACGACGACTGCCGCCAGCAGTTTCTGGACATGTACGTGCCGAAAATCCTGGAAATCGGCCTGACCATTCCCGACCCCAACCTGCGCAAAAACGAGGAAACCGGTAAGTGGGAATTCACGGAGCCCGACTGGGAAGAGCTGCGCCGCGTGATTAACGGCGACGGGCCCTGCAACCAGGAGCGCCTGGCCGTGCGCCGCGCCGCCGAGGAAAACGGGGCCTGGGTGCGCCGCGCTCTGCAAGCCAAGCGTCAGGCTCCCAAAGCAGTACGCCCGTTAGCTTAATTATGAATGCTGAATTATGAATTGTGAATTATGAATTCGCCCGGTTAACGCCTTTGCGTGAATTCCTAATTCATAATTCATAACTCATAATTATCCCCCGATGCTTTCTTCCCTTGACCCGCGCATAGCCCGCCTGGCGCTTCCCGATACGGCTCCGGCACCTACGCCCAAGGCGGCTTTCGACCAGTTTGAGACGTTCGAGGTCTTTCATCAGAAGAAAGACGGGGCCGCCTACACCTACGTAGGGCCGGTACACGCGCCGTCGGCCGATGTAGCCTTTCTATTTGCCAAGGAGCAGTACAGCCGGCGCTTTGCCTGCACCGGCATGTGGGTGGTGCCTACCAGCGCCATCAGCCTCACTGCCTACGTGGGCGACCAGGAATCGGTGTACGATGGGGTTACGGCTATTGTACCAACGGCTGACGCGCCGGCTGAACCGCAAGAGTACGCCATTTTTCACCTCAAAAAGCGCGGCAAAGCCCATACGTACGTGGGCATGGTGCGAGCTGCCTCGGCCGCCGATGCGCTGCATCAGGCCAAGCTGACTTTCGGGGAGCAGCGCCCCGTGGTGAACGTGTGGGTGCTGCCGTGGAACGAAGTGCTGCCCCTGGACCCGGAAGACCGGGACATCTGGCTGACGACCCCCGAGAAAAAGTACCGCGAAGCCATTGCCTACAAAGTGCAGGACCGCATCGAGCGGTTCAAGCTGGAAACAGGTAACAAGTGACAGGTAATGAGGTAACAGGTCACGCGAACGAACCTGTCACCTGATACCTGTCATGGGCCACCTCATCACCTGATACTTCTTTCTATGAATGACCCTAAAAAAGACCTGCTGTACCGGCTGGCCGACGACCAACTGATTCTGGGCCACCGCAACTCCGAGTGGAACGGCCTGGGCCCGATTCTGGAAGAAGACATAGCCTTTTCGTCTATGGCGCAGGACAAGCTGGGCCATGCATTGCAGTTGTATTCACTTTTGCATGAGCTGGGCGAGGCGGAGCCGGATACGGTGGCTTTCACGCGCAACGCGGCGCAGTTTCACTGCTCCCAGCTAGTAGAGCTGCCCATCGGCGACTACGCTTTTTCGCTCATGCGTCACTTCCTCTTCGACCACGCCGAGCTGCTGCGCTTTGAGGCGCTTGCGGCCAGCTCCTACGAGCCCCTGGCGCAGGTGGCCCGCAAGCTCAAGGGTGAGCTGAAGTACCACGTGCTGCACGCCAATACCTGGATCCGACAGCTGGGCACCAGCACCGAAGAAGCCCTGGAAAAGCTCCAGGCTGCGCTGGATCTGACCTTGCCCTACGCTTTGGGTCTGTTTGAAAAAACCGAGGCCGAGCCCGCCATTATTGCCGAAGGCCTGTTCATTGGCGAAGACGCGCTGCGGGCGCAGTGGCTGGAAAACATCAGCCGCGTGCTGAGCCAGACGCAGCTGGAACTGCCCGACCTGGCCGCTATGACGCCCGTAGGCGGCGGCCGCCACGGAGAGCACACCGAGTTTCTGCAACCCCTGCTCGACGAAATGGCCGAAGTATTCCGCCTCGACCCTACCGCCGATTGGTGATTCCTGGGTTGCCGGTTGCCTGACAAACTACCTGAAAACTATCAACCGCCAACTTGAATATGGACGAATCCACCATCCTTTCCTGGCTCTACGAAGTGAAAGACCCCGAAATTCCGGTGGTGTCGCTGGTGGATCTGGGCGTTATCCGCCGCGTGCAGATCGGGGCTGATGGCCATGTGACGGTGCGCATGACGCCCACTTTTTCGGGCTGCCCGGCTATGGACTACATGCGTCGCGACGTAGAAAGGGTGCTACTAGAACATGGCGTGGCAAGCTATACCGTGGAAATGTCGTTGGAAGAAACCTGGAGCAGCAACGACGTGACGGAGCGCGGCCGGCAGGCCCTGCGCGAGTTTCGTCTGTCACCACCGCCCGCCCACCAGGGCATTATCGACCTCGACATTCTGGAATATGCCGAGTGTTCGCACTGCGGCTCCCACAATACGGAGCTTCGTTCTCCGTTTGGCCCTACGCTGTGCCGGGCTCTTCACTACTGCCACAACTGCCGCCAGGGGTTCGAGCAGTTCAAGCCCGTGTAGCACAATGCTTCTCTATAGGGAGTGTTTTCCCTGCTTTTGCCGTTATTCAGATCTTATTTTCACTTGTTGCTTGCATGAAGCTGATCCTGAAGCCCTCCTTGTGGCTGGCCTGTATCCTCCTTTTCACGGCCGCCTGTAACCGTACGCCCAAACCCCTCGACCCTGCCTCGGCCAAAGCGGTAAAAGTGCAGCTCGATGTGCTGCAGGACACGGTAGCCAGCTGCTGGGCCGAGATGATAGCCAGCGACGATGCCAAACTCAGCGCTACCAGTCAGGTGCTCCGCACCCTGGCCGAGCAGCCTGGCACTGACCGCGTAAAGGTGCAGCAGCTTACCCAGGCCAACAATCGGCTGAAAGCGTTGCGCTACGACCAGCAGACGATGCGGGAGTCGGCGCGGATTGATGCCTACGATGCGGCCCAGGACTCTTTGCTGCGGGCGCTGTATCCGGTGGCGCTGCCTGAGGCCGGCCAGCCCAACGAACTGGTGCGCAACCTTACGGAAGGCATCCAGCAAACCGATAATGAAGTGGTAGGCTTCCGCGTGCGCTACGACCGAGCAGCCAAGCACTTCAACGACTATCTGCAGCTGCACCAGCCGGAGCTGCAGGAGTTGGGCGGCAAATATGCCAAGCTTCAGCCGTTGCCCCTGTTTACCATTCAGCTGTAGTCGTCGGTGGCCTTACCTTCAGGCCTATCTAAAAGCAAAAAGCCCCGCTTCCCGGGGCTTTTTGCTTTTGGCGCTGATACGTAGCTGTAACTATAGCTTCGCCATTTCGTCGCGCACGAAGTCAGCGAGGGTGCGCAGGTACTCGGTGCTGAAATCAAAGCGGATGCCCGCGGCAGCATAAATGTCGCCGATGGGGGCGGTATAGCCTAAGGCCAGGGCGCGCTTATAGGCAGCCAGTCCTGCGGCCGGGTTCTGGCGGAAGTTGCGCCACACGGCAATTGCCCCCAGCTGAGCCATGGCATACTCGATGTAGTAGAACGGCACTTCGTAGAGGTGCAGCTGCTTTTGCCAGAGGTAGGGCTTATAGCTTTCCAGCCCCTGCCAGCTCACGGTGCGCTGGTTGAACTCGTCGAAAACCTCCGTCCAGCGCTGGTGGCGCTCGGTCTCGGTGTGCTTAGGATTTTCGTAAATCCAGTGCTGAAACTTGTCGATGGTAGCCACCCACGGGAAGGTTTCGAGCACACTTTCGAGGTGGGTTTTCTTGGCCCGGCGCAGTTCTTCGGCATCCGGGAAGAATACGTCCCAGTGGTCCATGCTCATCAACTCCATGCTCATGGAAGCCAACTCGGCCACTTCGGACGGCGGGTGCTTGTCGGCCGACAGCGGCAGGCGGCGCGTGAGGAAGCTGTGTACCGCGTGGCCGCCCTCGTGCAGCATGGTCACCACATCACGCAGGGAACTGGTGGCATTCATGAAGATGAAGGGCACGCCGGTTTCGTCGAGCGGGTAGTTGTAGCCGCCGGGCGCTTTGCCTTTGCGGCTTTCCAGGTCGAGGTTGCCCATCTGGCGCATGGTGCGCAGGCAGTCGGCCAGGAACGGGTCGAGGCGCTCGAACACCGTCACGGTTTTCTCCAGCAGCTCTTCGCCCGTTTCAAACGGCCGTAGCGGCGCCAGCCCCGATACGTCTACATCCAAGTCCCAGGGGCGCAGCTCGGCCAAAGCCAGATCCTGCCGCCGCTCCAGGTCGAGGTCGTCAATGAGCGGCACCACGGTTTCGCGGATGGCCTGGTGGAAGGCAAAGCAGTCTTCCGGCGTGTAGTCGAAGCGCCCCAGGGCCGCAAACATATAGTCGCGGAAATTAGGGAAGCCGGCATTCAGTGCCATTTGGTGGCGCAACTGCACCAGTTCCGTAAACAGCTCGTCCAGCGGCTCGGCATCCTGGAGACGGCGCTCCTGAATGGCGCGGTAGGCCTCCTCGCGCAGGGCGCGGCTGGTTTTTTTCAGCTGGTCGGCGGCGCGGGGCAAGGTCATTTCCTCGCCGTGCAGCGTCACCGTCATGGCGCCCACGGTAGCGGCATACTGCTGCTGCTTGGTGCTGATGTCGGTTTTAAGCGGAATGTTGGCTTCGCGGTAGATGGCCAGCGCCTGCCGCACCGAGCGCACAAACACGCGGTAGCGGGCCTCGTCCAGCCCCGGCAGAAACTCCGACGCCATCATTTTTTCGTTGAGGGCGTGGTCGTAGGGCGCTACCTGGGGCTCAATCTCGCTCACGAAAAACTGAAACGCCTTGGCGCGCTCCTGGTCCTGGGTGTCGCACGTCATGCGGATATAGCGCCAGGCCATGTCCTCGCTCAGCATGCTTTCCAGCTCCGAGCGGTCCAGCAGCCAGCGCTCCAGCTCGGCCGCTGAGTGTATAGGCCGGTCGCGCAGCTCCACGAAGTAAGTTTCCAGCCCAGCCCAGTCGGTTACCCGGAAATCCTCGGGCAAATAGAGGCGAGGGGGGGCGCTGGGTGTCGGTGGCCAGGGCCGTTTCGACGAGAGTATCCATCCAGAATAGAAGCTAAAGATGCTAAGCCGGGCCTACCCGATTTCAATTACAACGTCGCTGGTGAGTGGGTGGCCCACACATACCAGCACGTAGCCCTGTTTCATTTCGGCGTCCGACAGGCCTTCCCGCTCGTCCAGATGGACTTTACCGGACAGGCACTTGCCGCGGCAGGCCGTGCACAGGCCTGCCTGGCAGCTATACGGCAGATCAATGTCGAGGTCGAGGGCCGCTTCCAGAATTGTTTGGGCGGGCGTCACTTCAAACTGGTACTCGGAGCCCTCGTAGTTGATGGTCACGTTGCGCGTCACAATCTGGCCGTCGTCATCAGCCGAGGATACGTCGCCGTGGCCGTTGGGCTGGGCGGCGGCAGCTTCCATGGTTTCGGCGGCAGCCACGAAACTTTCCCGGCGGATGTTGGCGGCGGGCACGCCCAGCAGCTCCAGCGCGGACTTGGCTTCGGCCATCATGCCCTCGGGGCCACACAGGAAATATTCGGCCTGCGCGGGCGGAAACTGGTGGCGCTGCTCCAGAATGCGCAGCAGCGTGGTGCGGTTGAGGCGGCCGGTGTGCTGGTGCGCGGCCGGCCCGTGCGTGGGCTGGCTGTACACGTGCTCTACCTGCAGGCGGCCGGCGTACTGCTGCTCCAGCTGCCGCAGCTGCGCCCCAAAAATCACTGATTCTTCGTTGCGGTTACCGTACACCAGCAGCACGTGGCTCCGGGGCTCCTCACGTAGCACGGCCTTCAGAATGCTCATGAGTGGGGTGATACCGCTGCCTGCGCCCACCAGCACGATGGAGCGCGACGCCTGGGGCTGGGTTGGCAGACAAAAGTTGCCCAGAGGCGCCATTACTTCGAGTTGCTGACCTACGCGCACTGTATCGAGCAGGTAGTTGCTCACTAAGCCACCCGAAACGCGCTTTACCGTGACGGCCAGGCGGGGCGCCTCGCCGGGCGTGCTGCTCAGTGAATACGCCCGGCGTTCTTTTTTGCCGCCGGGGCCGCAGGGCAGAAT belongs to Hymenobacter sp. J193 and includes:
- a CDS encoding phenylacetic acid degradation b, giving the protein MLSSLDPRIARLALPDTAPAPTPKAAFDQFETFEVFHQKKDGAAYTYVGPVHAPSADVAFLFAKEQYSRRFACTGMWVVPTSAISLTAYVGDQESVYDGVTAIVPTADAPAEPQEYAIFHLKKRGKAHTYVGMVRAASAADALHQAKLTFGEQRPVVNVWVLPWNEVLPLDPEDRDIWLTTPEKKYREAIAYKVQDRIERFKLETGNK
- a CDS encoding M3 family oligoendopeptidase yields the protein MPEDFRVTDWAGLETYFVELRDRPIHSAAELERWLLDRSELESMLSEDMAWRYIRMTCDTQDQERAKAFQFFVSEIEPQVAPYDHALNEKMMASEFLPGLDEARYRVFVRSVRQALAIYREANIPLKTDISTKQQQYAATVGAMTVTLHGEEMTLPRAADQLKKTSRALREEAYRAIQERRLQDAEPLDELFTELVQLRHQMALNAGFPNFRDYMFAALGRFDYTPEDCFAFHQAIRETVVPLIDDLDLERRQDLALAELRPWDLDVDVSGLAPLRPFETGEELLEKTVTVFERLDPFLADCLRTMRQMGNLDLESRKGKAPGGYNYPLDETGVPFIFMNATSSLRDVVTMLHEGGHAVHSFLTRRLPLSADKHPPSEVAELASMSMELMSMDHWDVFFPDAEELRRAKKTHLESVLETFPWVATIDKFQHWIYENPKHTETERHQRWTEVFDEFNQRTVSWQGLESYKPYLWQKQLHLYEVPFYYIEYAMAQLGAIAVWRNFRQNPAAGLAAYKRALALGYTAPIGDIYAAAGIRFDFSTEYLRTLADFVRDEMAKL
- the paaD gene encoding 1,2-phenylacetyl-CoA epoxidase subunit PaaD, which translates into the protein MDESTILSWLYEVKDPEIPVVSLVDLGVIRRVQIGADGHVTVRMTPTFSGCPAMDYMRRDVERVLLEHGVASYTVEMSLEETWSSNDVTERGRQALREFRLSPPPAHQGIIDLDILEYAECSHCGSHNTELRSPFGPTLCRALHYCHNCRQGFEQFKPV
- the paaC gene encoding 1,2-phenylacetyl-CoA epoxidase subunit PaaC — translated: MNDPKKDLLYRLADDQLILGHRNSEWNGLGPILEEDIAFSSMAQDKLGHALQLYSLLHELGEAEPDTVAFTRNAAQFHCSQLVELPIGDYAFSLMRHFLFDHAELLRFEALAASSYEPLAQVARKLKGELKYHVLHANTWIRQLGTSTEEALEKLQAALDLTLPYALGLFEKTEAEPAIIAEGLFIGEDALRAQWLENISRVLSQTQLELPDLAAMTPVGGGRHGEHTEFLQPLLDEMAEVFRLDPTADW
- a CDS encoding ferredoxin--NADP reductase, translated to MSSPYLTLNVVEITQETSDAATIHFERPDRQPVACQPGQFLTLILPCGPGGKKERRAYSLSSTPGEAPRLAVTVKRVSGGLVSNYLLDTVRVGQQLEVMAPLGNFCLPTQPQASRSIVLVGAGSGITPLMSILKAVLREEPRSHVLLVYGNRNEESVIFGAQLRQLEQQYAGRLQVEHVYSQPTHGPAAHQHTGRLNRTTLLRILEQRHQFPPAQAEYFLCGPEGMMAEAKSALELLGVPAANIRRESFVAAAETMEAAAAQPNGHGDVSSADDDGQIVTRNVTINYEGSEYQFEVTPAQTILEAALDLDIDLPYSCQAGLCTACRGKCLSGKVHLDEREGLSDAEMKQGYVLVCVGHPLTSDVVIEIG
- the paaA gene encoding 1,2-phenylacetyl-CoA epoxidase subunit PaaA encodes the protein MYGSVSTHDIPAQATTGLENEDPQQLAEFEARIARGEKIEPDDYMPALYRKQLIRMIEQHAHSEIIGSLPEGTWITRAPGFRRKMAQMAKVQDEVGHAQLLYSAAETLGKSREDMLTDLINGKSKYSNVFNYPTPTWADSNAISWLIDAGAIVNQMANARGSYGPYCRALERICAEESFHLKYGHDAVVHMATGTPIQRRMMQEALNRWWPPIMTFFGPADKASQHTEILMRWKVKMASNDDCRQQFLDMYVPKILEIGLTIPDPNLRKNEETGKWEFTEPDWEELRRVINGDGPCNQERLAVRRAAEENGAWVRRALQAKRQAPKAVRPLA